One genomic window of Malaciobacter molluscorum LMG 25693 includes the following:
- a CDS encoding AEC family transporter: MINLSLFFILLLKITPLYINIILGYLSVKFLNVKKESIATLVIYIITPLVVFSSTISVKIDTKLALLPLIIYLFCSFSAIIVYKLFKNHWSDATSNILAFNAGTGNAGYFGIPLALLFFDNHVVNIFIFAQLAFIFYGNTTGFYITAKGNFTVKQSLKKVLRLPVIYAFIFGLACNFYGLSIPDELIVYTSQFKAVYGILGIMILGMGLVGLRQSKELDIKFIFLNFLFKFVYWPACALIFIYVDRNLLYIFNDENIYKILFLFSIVPIANNGVTLAIINGLKPEKAIITVLLSTIFSLVYIPCMIVLYGGF; the protein is encoded by the coding sequence GTGATTAACTTGAGTCTATTTTTTATTTTATTATTAAAAATTACACCTTTATATATAAATATAATTTTAGGGTATTTAAGTGTTAAGTTTTTAAATGTAAAAAAAGAATCAATTGCAACTTTGGTGATTTATATAATAACTCCATTAGTTGTTTTTTCTTCAACTATTAGTGTGAAAATAGATACTAAACTTGCATTATTACCTTTAATAATATATCTTTTTTGCTCTTTTAGTGCAATAATTGTATATAAATTATTTAAAAATCATTGGTCTGATGCAACATCAAATATACTTGCATTTAATGCAGGAACAGGAAATGCTGGGTATTTTGGGATTCCTCTTGCTTTATTGTTTTTTGATAATCATGTAGTAAATATTTTTATTTTTGCACAACTTGCATTTATTTTTTATGGCAATACCACAGGGTTTTATATAACGGCAAAAGGTAATTTTACTGTTAAACAATCATTAAAAAAAGTTCTTCGTTTGCCAGTTATTTATGCTTTTATTTTTGGACTTGCTTGTAACTTTTATGGATTATCAATTCCAGATGAATTAATTGTCTATACATCTCAATTTAAAGCAGTGTATGGGATTTTAGGTATAATGATACTTGGTATGGGCTTAGTTGGTTTGAGACAAAGTAAAGAGTTAGATATAAAATTTATATTTTTAAACTTTTTATTTAAATTTGTATATTGGCCTGCATGTGCACTTATTTTTATATATGTAGATAGAAATTTATTATATATTTTTAATGATGAAAATATTTATAAAATTTTATTTTTATTTTCAATTGTTCCTATTGCAAATAATGGAGTAACTTTAGCTATAATAAATGGTTTAAAACCAGAAAAAGCTATTATTACTGTTTTATTAAGTACAATATTTTCATTGGTTTATATTCCTTGTATGATAGTTTTATATGGTGGTTTTTAA
- a CDS encoding ketopantoate reductase family protein, with protein sequence MKFIIIGAGGVGSFYGVKLKMIGHNVTFIARNDNLEYLKNNKLKLTHPDFLFEDYVDVISIEELDKIDPSMIDAIFIATKSMSTKLISKTLAKWIQHTHDVPYFISLQNGVENEDRMCEYLPKDKVIGGLTRLIAAHIIKIGEVESVGEVQTILGAVFPDKKNNDFLEILKKQLDKTNTTTILTNNIKLELWKKLIINNGVNAICALLEEKSGTLINDEKVSVLIYNLMKEAAIASHVVGVNISEDDANEMFELMKNFESIIPSMWMDKKNNRDLELDDICGVVIKNCEKQGIDASYTRTISTVLEYQYKKQKNSEK encoded by the coding sequence ATGAAATTTATAATAATTGGAGCTGGTGGAGTAGGTTCATTTTATGGTGTTAAATTAAAAATGATAGGACATAATGTAACTTTTATTGCAAGAAATGACAATTTAGAATATTTAAAAAATAATAAGTTAAAATTAACGCATCCAGATTTTTTATTTGAAGATTATGTTGATGTAATCTCAATAGAAGAATTAGATAAAATAGATCCAAGTATGATAGATGCTATTTTCATTGCAACAAAATCGATGAGTACCAAATTAATTTCAAAAACTTTAGCAAAATGGATACAACATACTCACGATGTTCCATATTTTATATCTTTACAAAATGGTGTAGAAAATGAAGATAGAATGTGCGAATATTTACCAAAAGATAAAGTTATTGGTGGATTGACAAGACTCATTGCAGCGCATATTATAAAAATTGGAGAAGTTGAGTCTGTTGGAGAAGTTCAAACAATTTTAGGAGCTGTTTTCCCTGATAAAAAAAATAATGATTTTTTAGAAATATTAAAAAAACAATTAGATAAAACAAATACTACAACAATATTAACAAATAATATAAAATTAGAGTTATGGAAAAAACTAATTATTAATAATGGAGTAAATGCAATATGTGCATTACTTGAAGAAAAATCAGGAACATTGATTAATGATGAAAAAGTATCAGTATTAATATATAATTTAATGAAAGAAGCAGCAATTGCTTCACACGTGGTTGGAGTTAATATATCAGAAGATGATGCTAATGAAATGTTTGAATTGATGAAAAATTTTGAATCTATTATTCCTTCTATGTGGATGGATAAGAAAAATAATCGAGATTTGGAGTTAGATGACATTTGTGGTGTTGTAATAAAAAATTGTGAAAAACAAGGAATAGATGCTTCTTATACGAGAACTATATCAACAGTTTTAGAATATCAATATAAAAAACAAAAAAATTCAGAAAAATAA
- a CDS encoding sensor histidine kinase, whose protein sequence is MNFKKILFILIIFNTIFLYAQNSKNILILNSYHKGFIYSDNIINGIESIYKDQENIKTNILYMDSRRVFVSDYKTLLSNFYKAKFENKKFDLIICIGKFSYDFVINNKLKVFNYSKIIYTGIENKKIDNPNIYTISANIDVKENVELIYTVMKKLKKLYIINSSLEKEKTNIEVEKALKKLKKRFEIQYIEHSSISQLKEKFSSHKKNEAILFIKFLEDSDFNSIKDTNIVNFIKSVNIPIFVVDDQFLKEGVVGGKIISSTKLGKTIAILSIDILNNKQHIKRDYKLKYDYKFDSLVLKKYNIKPYYFYNSYSIVNKPEDFFQKHRDLFEILFLLFPLLLLLVIGLLHNIYYRKQTEKLLQERIDFDDTLLNAMKNPIFWQNKDEKIVDFNSKFSSMIGISEDRLYYASLKKLRSYKKARKLLEALEKYNKNEKEALFTFETEDKTKKIYLINQAKFKDEKSQSYGTVTILTDITKEKQIEKEKERNQEFLIQQSKLAEIGEIFSAIAHQWKAPLLEITTIAQESFYSNEDDDKEKESYVKDIMTQVKYMNDTINDFQDFIKPSNKKTKFDIYEAITSLLKIIDHNIRFNYIDVKIDLKDNTNVTVYGYRNEFMQSLLNIINNAKDELVNNDFKNRKINIEIFNKQNKLYINIKDNAGGISTKNIESIFTPYYSTKKDGSGIGLYMTKVIIEDKMNGKIRVKNTKVGACFTIILEQGNENISTRG, encoded by the coding sequence ATGAACTTTAAGAAAATACTTTTTATTTTAATAATATTTAATACTATATTTTTATATGCACAAAATTCTAAAAATATATTAATTTTAAATTCATATCATAAAGGTTTTATTTATAGTGATAATATTATAAATGGTATTGAAAGTATTTATAAAGATCAAGAAAATATAAAAACAAATATTTTATATATGGATTCAAGAAGAGTCTTTGTATCTGATTATAAGACTCTTCTCTCAAATTTTTATAAAGCAAAGTTTGAAAATAAAAAATTTGATTTAATAATCTGCATTGGTAAATTCTCATATGATTTTGTAATTAATAATAAATTAAAAGTTTTTAACTATAGTAAAATAATTTATACAGGAATAGAAAATAAAAAAATAGATAATCCAAATATTTATACAATTAGTGCAAATATAGATGTAAAAGAGAATGTCGAACTTATCTACACTGTTATGAAAAAATTAAAAAAACTATATATTATAAATAGTTCATTAGAGAAAGAAAAGACAAATATAGAAGTGGAAAAAGCGTTAAAAAAATTGAAAAAACGTTTTGAAATTCAATATATAGAACATTCCTCAATTTCTCAGCTTAAAGAAAAGTTTAGTTCTCATAAAAAGAATGAAGCTATATTATTTATAAAATTTTTAGAAGATAGTGATTTTAATAGTATAAAAGATACTAATATTGTTAATTTTATAAAATCAGTAAATATTCCTATTTTTGTTGTAGATGACCAATTTTTAAAAGAAGGTGTAGTTGGAGGTAAAATTATATCTTCAACTAAATTAGGAAAAACAATTGCAATATTATCTATAGATATTTTAAATAATAAACAACATATAAAAAGAGACTATAAACTAAAGTATGATTATAAATTTGATAGTTTAGTTTTAAAAAAATATAATATTAAACCATACTATTTTTATAACAGTTATAGTATTGTAAATAAGCCTGAAGATTTTTTCCAAAAACATAGAGATTTATTTGAAATACTTTTTTTGCTTTTTCCATTACTTTTACTATTAGTTATAGGTTTATTACATAATATATATTATAGAAAACAAACAGAAAAATTACTTCAAGAGAGAATTGACTTTGATGATACTTTATTAAATGCAATGAAAAATCCAATCTTTTGGCAAAATAAAGATGAAAAAATAGTTGATTTTAATAGTAAATTTAGTTCAATGATAGGTATTTCTGAAGATAGGTTATATTATGCAAGTTTAAAAAAGTTAAGAAGTTATAAAAAAGCAAGAAAGTTATTAGAAGCATTGGAAAAATATAATAAAAATGAGAAAGAAGCTTTATTTACTTTTGAAACTGAAGATAAAACAAAAAAAATATATTTAATTAATCAAGCAAAATTTAAAGATGAAAAGTCTCAAAGTTATGGAACAGTGACAATTTTAACTGATATTACTAAAGAAAAACAAATAGAAAAAGAGAAAGAAAGAAATCAAGAATTCTTAATTCAACAATCAAAATTAGCAGAAATTGGTGAAATCTTTTCAGCAATTGCTCATCAGTGGAAAGCTCCATTACTGGAGATTACTACTATTGCTCAAGAGAGTTTTTATTCAAATGAGGATGATGATAAAGAAAAAGAGTCTTACGTAAAAGATATAATGACTCAAGTAAAATATATGAATGATACAATAAATGACTTTCAAGATTTTATTAAGCCTTCAAATAAAAAAACAAAATTTGATATATACGAAGCAATTACTTCTTTACTTAAAATTATTGATCATAATATTAGATTTAATTACATTGATGTAAAAATAGATTTAAAAGACAATACTAATGTTACCGTATATGGATATAGAAATGAGTTTATGCAAAGTTTATTAAATATCATAAATAATGCAAAAGATGAACTTGTAAATAATGATTTTAAAAATAGAAAAATAAATATAGAAATTTTTAATAAACAAAATAAATTGTATATTAATATAAAAGATAATGCAGGTGGAATAAGTACAAAAAATATAGAATCGATATTTACTCCATATTATTCAACAAAAAAAGATGGAAGTGGAATAGGTTTATATATGACAAAAGTAATAATAGAAGATAAAATGAATGGTAAAATAAGAGTAAAAAATACAAAAGTTGGTGCATGTTTTACTATTATATTGGAGCAGGGAAATGAAAATATTAGCACTAGAGGATAA
- the trxA gene encoding thioredoxin, with the protein MGKYIELTQENFDSTVSNGVSLVDFWAPWCGPCRMLAPVIEELGEEFDGKANICKVNTDEQQDLAVKYGIRSIPTIIFVKDGEVVEQMVGATSKQALADKINSLL; encoded by the coding sequence ATGGGTAAGTATATAGAATTAACTCAAGAGAATTTTGATAGTACAGTTTCTAATGGGGTGTCTTTAGTTGACTTTTGGGCTCCTTGGTGTGGACCTTGTAGAATGCTTGCACCTGTTATTGAAGAGTTAGGTGAAGAATTTGATGGTAAAGCTAACATTTGTAAAGTAAATACAGATGAGCAACAAGACTTAGCTGTGAAATATGGTATTAGATCTATTCCTACAATTATCTTTGTAAAAGATGGTGAAGTAGTAGAACAAATGGTTGGTGCTACATCTAAACAAGCACTAGCTGATAAAATTAACTCACTATTATAA
- the maf gene encoding septum formation inhibitor Maf encodes MIRLGSNSPTRALLLNKFNIDFIQNGGSFDEDSIITKNPKSFCYEATKGKFEELYKKYGIEDIPLLVADSVVTCNNILLRKAKNLKDARSMLELQSGNKTSVITCMIFKNKNIELIDISSTTYEFKKFNIEDMNKYISSGECMGKAGAIMVEGFCKPYIKKVRGYESTAMGLSVEKLLPYL; translated from the coding sequence GTGATAAGACTTGGTTCTAATTCACCAACAAGAGCTCTACTTTTAAATAAATTCAATATTGATTTTATTCAAAATGGAGGTAGTTTTGATGAAGATAGTATAATTACAAAAAATCCTAAATCTTTTTGTTATGAAGCAACAAAAGGAAAATTTGAGGAACTTTATAAAAAATATGGAATTGAAGATATTCCTTTACTTGTAGCTGATAGTGTAGTAACTTGTAATAATATATTATTAAGAAAAGCAAAAAATCTAAAAGATGCAAGAAGCATGTTAGAATTACAAAGTGGAAATAAAACATCAGTAATTACATGTATGATTTTTAAGAATAAAAATATAGAACTTATTGATATTTCCTCAACTACATACGAATTTAAAAAATTCAACATTGAAGATATGAATAAATATATCAGTTCAGGTGAGTGTATGGGAAAAGCAGGAGCCATTATGGTAGAAGGATTTTGTAAACCATATATAAAAAAAGTTAGAGGATA
- a CDS encoding response regulator transcription factor: MKILALEDNERLLKLIKGSLEKEGYEVDCFSNGDDALDVLENGYNCFILDINVPSIDGITLLEYIRVKSSDVPVLIISSNHDLEKIEKSYKFGCNDYIKKPFYIIELVEKVKKMCSPKSNKFQLAENTVFDLKERKLYIDSDEVELTKKEILFLELFAQNLNKIASYDEMIDYVWQGEETNLTNIRAMIKRLRKKLPIDSIVIVKGMGYSLNKSAKFI, translated from the coding sequence ATGAAAATATTAGCACTAGAGGATAATGAAAGGCTTTTAAAGCTTATAAAAGGTTCTTTAGAAAAAGAAGGTTATGAGGTTGATTGTTTTTCAAATGGTGATGATGCATTAGATGTATTAGAAAATGGTTATAACTGTTTTATTCTTGATATAAATGTTCCTTCTATTGATGGAATTACTCTATTGGAATATATTAGAGTAAAATCATCTGATGTTCCTGTATTAATAATCAGTTCAAATCATGATTTAGAAAAAATAGAAAAGTCATATAAGTTTGGATGTAATGATTATATAAAAAAGCCATTTTATATAATTGAACTTGTTGAAAAAGTAAAAAAAATGTGTAGCCCTAAATCTAATAAATTTCAATTAGCTGAAAATACAGTATTTGATTTAAAAGAACGCAAATTATATATTGATAGTGATGAGGTAGAACTTACAAAAAAAGAGATTTTATTTTTAGAGTTATTTGCACAAAATCTTAATAAAATTGCAAGTTATGATGAAATGATTGATTACGTATGGCAAGGTGAAGAGACTAATCTTACAAATATACGGGCAATGATAAAAAGACTTAGAAAAAAACTTCCTATTGATAGTATTGTTATTGTAAAAGGAATGGGATATTCATTAAATAAAAGTGCAAAATTTATATAA
- the alaS gene encoding alanine--tRNA ligase, translating to MDVRKEYLKFFESKGHRVVSSMPLVPDDPTLLFTNAGMVQFKDIFTGAVPAPKNKTATSCQLCVRAGGKHNDLENVGYTARHHTLFEMLGNFSFGDYFKKEAIAYAWEFITKNLELPIEKLWVTVHESDDEAFELWQEHINASRIKRFGDKDNFWSMGDTGACGPCSEIFYDQGEENFGSDEDYLGGEGDRFLEIWNLVFMQYERDTNGNLNPLPKPSIDTGMGLERVVAIKEGKFNNFDSSLFMPLIEKTTQLANKKITDSNIGSFRVIADHLRAVSFMISQGILFDKEGRGYVLRRILRRAVRHGYLLGFRKPFLAKLVDTLDELMGAHYTAIKEQKEYIKEQITLEEDRFFKTIDSGMSLFEEELKNTKKKFSGEIAFKLYDTFGFPLDLTQDMLRDKNLDIDIEKFEELMAEQRNKAKAAWKGSGDTLAEGDFKSLLEKYGKNKFVGYEKTASSAKIISILNKDFKEVNSLEKGNEGWIMLDKTPFYAESGGQAGDIGVIEDENHIAEVIDTKKFFGLNLSQVKVTNSNLKISETIDAVVVNRYEIAKHHSATHLLQTALKMVLGENVAQAGSLNDSSRLRFDFTYAKAMTNEQLKEVEDLVNSMIVRGISANIEELPIEEAKKKGAIAMFGEKYGDRVRVVDFGGVSIEFCGGTHVRNSADIGSFYIIKESGVSAGVRRIEAVCGVAAINYTNDIINKYNELQNEVKNQDVLLGIKKLKEQVKELKKELETAQSTSSSPIKEEVINDVKVVVDIVKNADIKKIVDDLKNANEKLAVLLLQPKGDKVMIVAGCKNTSVKAGDWIKNIAPIVGGGGGGRPDFAQAGGKDVSKIDEAKQKALEFVKANI from the coding sequence ATGGATGTAAGAAAAGAGTATTTAAAATTTTTCGAAAGTAAAGGACATAGGGTAGTTTCAAGTATGCCTTTGGTTCCAGATGATCCAACTTTACTATTCACAAATGCTGGTATGGTACAATTTAAAGATATATTTACAGGAGCAGTTCCAGCACCAAAAAATAAAACTGCTACAAGTTGTCAATTATGTGTAAGAGCTGGTGGAAAACATAATGACTTAGAAAATGTTGGATATACAGCAAGACATCATACTTTATTTGAAATGCTAGGGAATTTCTCTTTTGGTGATTATTTTAAAAAAGAAGCAATTGCATATGCATGGGAATTTATTACTAAGAATTTAGAATTACCTATTGAAAAATTATGGGTAACTGTACATGAAAGTGATGATGAAGCTTTTGAATTATGGCAAGAACATATAAATGCAAGTAGAATTAAAAGATTCGGAGATAAAGATAATTTTTGGTCAATGGGAGATACAGGTGCATGTGGTCCTTGTTCTGAAATTTTCTATGACCAAGGTGAAGAGAATTTTGGAAGTGATGAAGACTATTTAGGTGGAGAGGGTGATAGATTTTTAGAAATTTGGAATCTTGTTTTTATGCAATATGAAAGGGATACAAATGGAAATTTAAATCCTTTACCAAAACCTTCAATTGATACAGGTATGGGTCTTGAAAGAGTTGTAGCAATAAAAGAGGGTAAATTTAATAACTTTGATTCTTCTTTATTTATGCCTTTAATTGAAAAAACTACACAACTAGCAAATAAAAAAATTACTGATTCAAATATTGGAAGCTTCAGAGTAATCGCTGATCACTTAAGAGCTGTTAGTTTTATGATAAGCCAAGGTATTTTATTTGATAAAGAAGGTAGAGGTTATGTTCTTAGAAGAATTTTAAGAAGAGCTGTAAGACATGGTTATTTATTAGGTTTTAGAAAACCATTTTTAGCTAAATTAGTTGATACTTTAGATGAATTAATGGGAGCACACTATACAGCAATTAAAGAACAAAAAGAGTACATAAAAGAACAAATAACACTTGAAGAGGATAGATTCTTTAAAACAATTGATTCTGGAATGTCTTTATTTGAAGAAGAGTTAAAAAATACTAAAAAGAAATTTTCAGGAGAGATTGCTTTTAAATTATATGATACATTTGGATTTCCTTTAGATTTAACTCAAGATATGTTAAGAGATAAAAATCTTGATATTGATATTGAAAAATTTGAAGAGTTGATGGCTGAACAAAGAAATAAAGCAAAAGCAGCATGGAAAGGAAGTGGAGACACTTTAGCTGAAGGTGATTTTAAATCATTACTTGAAAAATATGGTAAAAATAAATTTGTTGGTTATGAAAAAACTGCTAGTAGTGCAAAGATTATTAGTATTTTAAATAAAGACTTTAAAGAAGTTAACTCTTTAGAAAAAGGTAATGAGGGTTGGATTATGCTTGATAAAACTCCTTTTTACGCTGAATCTGGGGGACAAGCAGGAGATATTGGAGTTATTGAAGATGAAAATCATATTGCAGAAGTAATTGATACTAAAAAATTCTTTGGTTTAAACTTATCTCAAGTAAAAGTTACAAATTCAAATTTAAAAATTTCAGAAACTATTGATGCTGTTGTTGTAAATAGATATGAAATAGCTAAACATCATAGTGCAACTCACCTTTTACAAACTGCACTTAAAATGGTTTTAGGAGAGAATGTAGCACAAGCTGGATCTTTAAATGATTCTTCAAGATTAAGATTTGACTTTACTTATGCAAAAGCAATGACAAATGAACAACTAAAAGAAGTAGAAGATTTAGTTAATTCTATGATAGTAAGAGGAATTTCAGCAAATATAGAAGAACTACCAATTGAAGAAGCTAAGAAAAAAGGTGCTATTGCTATGTTTGGTGAAAAATATGGAGATAGAGTAAGAGTAGTTGATTTTGGTGGAGTTAGTATAGAGTTTTGTGGTGGAACTCATGTAAGAAATAGTGCTGATATTGGAAGTTTTTATATTATCAAAGAATCAGGTGTTAGTGCTGGAGTTAGAAGAATTGAAGCAGTTTGCGGAGTTGCTGCAATTAACTACACAAATGATATAATTAATAAATACAATGAGTTACAAAATGAAGTAAAAAATCAAGATGTTTTACTTGGAATTAAAAAATTAAAAGAACAAGTAAAAGAGTTAAAAAAAGAGTTAGAAACTGCACAAAGTACATCTTCATCTCCAATAAAAGAAGAAGTTATAAATGATGTAAAAGTTGTTGTAGATATTGTTAAAAATGCAGATATTAAAAAAATTGTTGATGATTTAAAAAATGCCAATGAAAAATTAGCAGTATTACTTTTACAACCAAAAGGTGATAAAGTAATGATAGTTGCAGGATGTAAAAATACTTCAGTTAAAGCTGGTGATTGGATTAAAAATATAGCTCCAATTGTTGGTGGTGGAGGTGGTGGAAGACCTGATTTTGCACAAGCTGGTGGTAAAGATGTTTCAAAAATAGATGAAGCAAAACAAAAAGCTTTAGAGTTTGTAAAAGCAAATATATAA
- a CDS encoding AEC family transporter — MALFFILLSKIIPLYLNIAIGYLLTKYLKVRRDIVAFLLVYILGPAVIFFATLSIKIDLQIAFLPIIVFLFGSFIAFFVLIKHNKKWKDSSINTLAFTCGTGNTGYFGIPLAMILLEPHVVNIFIFVTLASLLYENTTGFFITAKAAFSAKQSILKILRLPLVYAFILGLILNINGFELPQKVIPYFENLKWIYGILGMMMLGMGLKGFNLEEDFDKKYIKIAYFYKFFVWPVFMLLIIFLDKNVFMYLNNDIYDVLFMISIVPLAGNTVTLAILLKSKPEKASFTVLLSNLVSVVYIPLTLSIYQGL, encoded by the coding sequence ATGGCTCTTTTTTTCATATTACTTAGCAAAATTATACCTTTATATCTTAATATTGCAATTGGTTATTTATTGACAAAATATTTAAAAGTTAGAAGAGATATTGTAGCTTTTTTATTAGTATATATTTTAGGACCAGCAGTTATATTTTTTGCAACATTATCAATAAAAATAGATTTACAGATTGCATTTTTACCTATTATTGTATTTTTATTTGGAAGTTTTATAGCTTTTTTTGTATTAATAAAGCACAACAAAAAATGGAAAGATTCAAGTATTAATACTTTGGCCTTTACTTGTGGTACAGGAAATACTGGATATTTTGGTATTCCTTTGGCAATGATTCTTCTTGAACCACATGTTGTCAATATATTTATTTTTGTTACTTTGGCTTCATTGTTATATGAAAATACAACGGGCTTTTTTATAACAGCAAAAGCAGCATTTTCTGCAAAACAATCTATATTAAAAATATTAAGGTTACCTTTAGTGTATGCATTTATTTTAGGTTTAATATTAAATATAAATGGATTTGAATTACCACAAAAAGTTATACCATATTTTGAAAATTTAAAATGGATTTATGGAATATTAGGTATGATGATGCTAGGAATGGGATTAAAAGGTTTTAATTTAGAAGAGGATTTTGATAAAAAGTATATAAAAATTGCCTATTTTTATAAGTTTTTTGTTTGGCCTGTATTTATGTTATTAATTATTTTTTTAGATAAAAATGTTTTTATGTATTTAAATAATGATATTTATGATGTTCTATTTATGATTTCAATAGTTCCCTTAGCTGGTAATACTGTAACTTTGGCAATATTATTAAAATCAAAACCTGAAAAAGCTAGTTTTACTGTGTTATTAAGTAATTTAGTATCTGTTGTATATATTCCTTTAACTTTAAGTATTTATCAAGGATTGTAA
- a CDS encoding NlpC/P60 family protein produces the protein MKKIFFKSTIIILPILFSGCSLSLNSLSSNFKPKRDLTKGIEDNHITRILLSQYREWKGVEYKYGGNSKNGIDCSAFTQRTFFKLHKKLPRTTYYQSRIGKKVKKHDAKAGDLIFFKTGRKSRHVGIYLDKGRFLHVSTSKGVIISTLDNIYFKKHFWKIKRVLEDN, from the coding sequence ATGAAAAAAATATTTTTCAAAAGTACAATAATCATTTTACCAATACTTTTCTCTGGTTGTTCGCTTTCTTTAAATTCTTTATCAAGTAATTTTAAACCTAAAAGAGATTTAACAAAAGGAATAGAAGATAATCATATAACAAGAATATTACTTTCTCAATATCGTGAATGGAAAGGCGTAGAATATAAATATGGTGGAAATTCAAAAAATGGAATTGATTGTTCAGCATTTACACAAAGAACATTTTTTAAATTACATAAAAAGTTACCTAGAACTACATACTATCAATCAAGAATAGGCAAAAAAGTTAAGAAACATGATGCAAAAGCTGGAGATTTGATATTTTTTAAAACAGGAAGAAAAAGCAGACATGTTGGAATTTATTTAGATAAAGGAAGATTTTTACATGTTTCTACAAGTAAGGGTGTGATAATTTCAACTTTAGATAATATATATTTTAAAAAACATTTTTGGAAGATAAAAAGAGTCTTAGAGGATAATTAA